From Thermodesulfobacteriota bacterium:
TCTCTATAAACAAAAAAGAAACCAAGGGTTAAGAGCACAAGAGCTATTGCTCCAAAAAGCAATCTATATTGTTCAAATTTTGTGAAAAAAGCGGCTCCACTCAGTCCAAGAATTACAAATATCAAGGGGCCTATACAACATAGTGATGCTAAGAGTCCTGACATTATAGAGCCTATAAAAG
This genomic window contains:
- a CDS encoding mercuric transporter MerT family protein, with protein sequence MADRTEKITLFAFIGSIMSGLLASLCCIGPLIFVILGLSGAAFFTKFEQYRLLFGAIALVLLTLGFFFVYREKEECAPGTSCAISPKRKKLNRIILWIAAILVIAFIFSPNIIGFFVT